Proteins co-encoded in one Lates calcarifer isolate ASB-BC8 linkage group LG17, TLL_Latcal_v3, whole genome shotgun sequence genomic window:
- the kcnn1b gene encoding small conductance calcium-activated potassium channel protein 1b, with translation MRLILVKPTNATRRLDSTGEVFHNGDHEHCTSGGPSAPTKTPEGKRDRYSGTSVEASSSLQETSLHCVSSLPHERSNGISSPRVSAQMSPLKTQNLTLSQLSDQDWLLLCGQVSSMEDDSPSAERAGTSVGHPNHNDRCGCSCPEAHQHSEASTFQPQSKHGTVQDSLSRVTNKKSLSSSAHTQSFSQSTQGSTSCQVLPQQTDQKDLLKPATNHLQDNFMPQCSDQEGRKELLQQHPCNHFKLKDSSQATYPNLFNIPLNSVECAETNLKLHQWPQPAIGADLSWRELFGKEPLLVQQRPKQDSLTGKSSGDPSIILKCRHLPYNPLTSTPRAKRSSTSDKSIQSFSISQYSSLENHDFAEERARQRQSQKNSQHLSGSKLSLPKHTPPPSDNLETSDTVNGDAVRPLSSQGTLRSSLADLHSGQQPLQLLHSAILEDAFSKVIREDSSKANSDNLTREEGSVPQKKTKDISYRLGQRRALFGKRKQLSDYALVCGMFGIIVMVIETELSRGFYSKESVYSYVLKGLISLSTAILLVLIVMYHAREIQLFMVDNGADDWRIAMTFERILFVVLELLVCAIHPIPGQYVFTWTARLAFSYTASVADADVDIILSVPMFLRLYLIGRVMLLHSKLFTDASSRSIGALNKINFDTRFVMKTLMTICPGTVLLVFSVSCWIIAAWTVRVCERYHDAQEVTSTFLGAMWLISITFLSIGYGDMVPHTYCGKGVCLLTGIMGAGCTALVVAVVARKSELTRAEKHVHNFMMDTQLYKKIKNTAANVLRETWLIYKNTKLVKKIDRARVRHHQRKFLQAIHQLRRVKMEQRKLTDQANTVADLAKTQNMMYDLVSELQHRSEELDRRTVALEEKLDSILLSVQSLPVVLSQAITKLQKDFLDDLACRVHFLSSSLSSECCPVPARQLCPGSTTPETTYS, from the exons ATGAGGTTGATCCTGGTTAAACCCACCAACGCAACGCGGCGACTTGACTCAACAGGTGAAGTCTTCCACAACGGGGACCATGAGCATTGCACCTCAGGAGGTCCATCTGCTCCTACAAAGACCCCCGAAGGGAAACGTGATCGATACTCTGGAACCTCAGTCGAGGCATCTTCATCCCTGCAGGAGACGAGTCTGCACTGCGTTTCATCCTTGCCCCATGAAAGATCTAATGGAATCAGTTCTCCAAGAGTTTCAGCCCAGATGTCACCATTGAAAACCCAAAACCTAACCTTATCGCAGCTGAGCGATCAGGACTGGCTATTGCTTTGTGGCCAGGTTAGCAGCATGGAAGATGATTCACCCTCAGCAGAAAGAGCAGGGACCAGTGTGGGACATCCAAACCACAATGACAGATGTGGTTGTTCCTGTCCTGAGGCACACCAGCATTCAGAGGCTTCTACTTTTCAGCCACAGTCAAAACATGGTACAGTCCAAGACTCCCTCTCCAGAGTTACAAATAAGAAGAGCCTTTCATCTTCAGCTCACACCCAATCTTTCTCTCAAAGCACCCAAGGTTCAACCTCTTGCCAGGTTTTACCACAGCAAACAGACCAAAAAGATCTTTTGAAGCCTGCAACAAACCATCTACAGGATAATTTCATGCCTCAGTGCAGTGACCAAGAAGGTCGAAAGGAGCTCTTGCAGCAGCACCCTTGCAATCATTTTAAACTAAAAGACAGCAGTCAAGCAACTTATCCAAATTTGTTCAACATTCCTCTAAACTCTGTCGAGTGTGCCGAGACAAATCTGAAACTTCATCAGTGGCCTCAGCCTGCCATCGGTGCAGACCTCAGCTGGAGAGAACTTTTTGGTAAAGAACCACTGTTAGTTCAGCAACGTCCAAAGCAAGACTCTCTCACCGGCAAGTCATCTGGGGATCCCTCGATCATCCTCAAGTGCCGTCATCTCCCTTACAACCCTCTAACCAGTACTCCACGGGCGAAGAGGTCATCTACCAGTGACAAAAGCATCCAGTCCTTTTCCATCAGCCAGTATAGTTCACTTGAGAACCATGATTTTGCTGAGGAGAGAGCAAGACAGCGACAAAGTCAG AAAAACTCTCAGCACCTGAGTGGATCAAAACTCTCCCTCCCCAAACATACACCTCCACCATCTGACAACTTAGAAACAAGTGACACAGTTAACGGGGATGCAGTGCGACCGCTAAGCAGCCAGGGCACTTTAAGATCCAGTCTTGCTGATCTTCATTCAGGCCAACAGCCTCTTCAGCTTCTTCACAGTGCCATCCTTGAGGACGCGTTCTCCAAAGTCATCAGGGAAGACTCCAGTAAGGCCAACAGTGACAACTTGACCAGGGAGGAAGGCAGCGTACCACAGAAGAAGACTAAGGACATCAGCTACCGGCTGGGTCAGAGAAGGGCTCTCTTTGGGAAGCGCAAACAATTGAGCGACTATGCCTTGGTCTGTGGGATGTTTGGCATTATTGTCATGGTGATCGAGACAGAGCTTTCAAGGGGATTTTACAGCAAG GAATCTGTATATTCATATGTACTGAAAGGTCTGATCAGCCTTTCTACTGCTATCCTTCTTGTACTCATTGTGATGTACCATGCAAGGGAAATCCAG CTCTTCATGGTGGACAACGGGGCAGATGATTGGAGAATAGCTATGACCTTTGAGCGGATTCTCTTTGTTGTGTTGGAGCTTCTGGTCTGTGCCATCCATCCAATCCCAGGCCAGTATGTGTTCACCTGGACAGCTCGACTGGCCTTCAGCTACACAGCATCGGTAGCGGATGCGGATGTCGACATCATCCTCTCTGTGCCCATGTTCCTGCGGCTCTACCTGATTGGACGGGTCATGCTGCTTCACAGCAAACTGTTCACAGACGCTTCCTCCCGCAGCATCGGGGCACTCAACAAGATCAACTTTGACACCCGTTTTGTGATGAAGACCCTGATGACCATTTGCCCCGGCACAGTCCTGCTGGTCTTCAGTGTCTCCTGTTGGATCATCGCAGCGTGGACCGTGCGTGTATGTGAGAG GTATCATGATGCACAGGAGGTAACTAGTACCTTCCTTGGAGCAATGTGGCTGATCTCTATCACCTTCCTGTCCATCGGTTATGGAGACATGGTTCCTCACACCTACTGTGGAAAAGGTGTTTGCCTGTTAACAGGAATTATG GGAGCGGGCTGCACAGCGttagttgttgctgttgttgcaaGGAAGTCAGAACTCACCAGAGCTGAGAAGCATGTCCATAATTTCATGATGGATACTCAACTCTACAAAAAG ataaaaaacacagcagctaacGTTTTGAGGGAGACCTGGCTCATCTATAAAAACACTAAGCTGGTCAAGAAGATCGACCGTGCCAGAGTGCGCCACCATCAGCGTAAATTCCTGCAAGCCATTCACCA ACTGCGAAGAGTCAAAATGGAGCAAAGGAAACTAACTGACCAGGCCAATACAGTCGCTGACCTTGCCAAG ACTCAGAACATGATGTATGATCTGGTGTCGGAGCTGCAGCATCGAAGCGAGGAGCTGGACAGGAGGACTGTAGCTCTGGAGGAGAAACTGGACTCCATCCTTCTCAGTGTGCAGTCGCTGCCGGTTGTGCTTTCTCAAGCAATAACAAAGCTACAAAAGGATTTCCTGGATGATTTGGCTTGCCGTGTCCacttcctctcatcctctctgagctctgagtgcTGTCCGGTCCCTGCCAGGCAGCTCTGTCCGGGATCCACCACACCAGAGACCACTTACAGCTGA
- the ccdc124 gene encoding coiled-coil domain-containing protein 124, with protein sequence MPKKFQGENSKAATARARKAEAKAVADARKKQEEEDALWQETDKHVLKKEQRKDDKEKKRLELLERKKENQRLLDEENARLKGKAQREAGAGGKVTRAQIEEALQNEQEQQQQLKPKEKSHLESPLEENVNRIIPEEGTVEARTIEDAIAVLSTGPEDLDRHPERRMKAAFLAYEEANMPRLKKENPNMRLSQLKQQLKKEWMKSPENPLNQRFSTYNSK encoded by the exons ATGCCAAAGAAGTTCCAGGGTGAGAACTCCAAGGCGGCCACAGCCAGAGCCCGCAAGGCTGAGGCCAAGGCGGTAGCAGACGCCCGgaagaaacaggaggaagaggatgctCTGTGGCAGGAAACTGACAAACATGTACTcaaaaaagagcagagaaag GATgacaaggagaagaagaggctGGAACTcctggagaggaaaaaggaaaaccaGCGGCTCCTGGATGAGGAGAACGCCCGACTGAAAGGCAAAGCCCAAAGGGAGGCTGGGGCTGGAGGAAAAGTTACTCGTGCCCAGATTGAGGAGGCGCTTCAGAATGAGcaggagcaacagcagcagctcaaacCGAAAG AAAAGAGCCACCTGGAGTCTCCTCTGGAAGAGAATGTGAACAGAATTATCCCTGAAGAAGGAACAGTGGAAGCCAGAACAATAGAGGATGCCATCGCTGTACTTAG CACGGGGCCTGAAGACTTGGACCGCCACCCAGAGCGGAGGATGAAAGCTGCGTTTCTTGCCTATGAGGAGGCCAACATGCCTCGCCTAAAAAAGGAGAACCCCAACATGAGATTGTCACAGCTGAAGCAGCAGTTGAAGAAAGAGTGGATGAAGTCGCCAGAGAACCCCCTGAACCAACGCTTTTCCACCTACAACTCAAAGTGA
- the cluap1 gene encoding clusterin-associated protein 1 homolog isoform X1, protein MFCCTVLAFHNVLQRLKKESHLTDFTEMMRALGYPRLISMENFRTPNFTLVAEILIWLVKRYEPNTDIPIDVDTESDRVFFIKAVAQFMATKAHIKLNTKRLYQADGYAVKEMLKITSVLYSAMKTKQMALGDRVEEDNNKFKFDLGSRVSDLKAARQLASEVTSKGASLYDLLGKEVELREMRTAAIARPLEINETEKALRAAIKEVLENVEKTKDMLSNVVSDEASLDAKIEKKKQELERNRKRLQTLQSVRPAFMDEYEKIEEDLQKQYDIYVEKFRNLCFLESQLDEYHRLEQERFEEAENTLRMMQHKLREEERDLMRSSLKDEDSDIDVPEDEGSDSDMEESRPSKPRPTRNGIMAGRGARFIGNMQGGDSDESEDSEIDVDEDDEEDEEGEEEEEESKDLEDDSLEGQVSRGARPSRGGMRPPLMEESDNDF, encoded by the exons ATGTTCTGCTGTACGGTGCTCGCATTTCACAATGTCCTTCAGAGACTTAAGAA AGAATCTCATTTGACAGATTTCACTGAAATGATGAGGGCCTTGGGCTATCCTCGGTTGATATCTATGGAGAACTTCAGAACACCAAACTTCACTTTAGTGGCAGAAATCTTAATATGGCTTGTAAAGAG ATATGAGCCTAACACAGATATTCCCATTGACGTGgacacagagtcagacagagtATTCTTCATCAAGGCTGTGGCCCAGTTCATG GCAACAAAGGCTCACATCAAGTTGAACACGAAGCGTCTCTACCAGGCCGATGGCTATGCAGTGAAGGAGATGCTGAAGATCACTTCGGTGCTGTACAGCGCTATGAAGACCAAGCAGATGGCCCTGGGAGACAGAGTCGAGGAGGATAACAACAAGTTCAAATTTGACCTTGGTTCACGG GTTTCAGATCTTAAAGCAGCTCGACAGCTGGCGTCCGAGGTCACGTCTAAGGGAGCATCCCTATATGATTTACTGGGAAAAGAAGTGGAATTAAGG GAAATGAGAACTGCAGCCATTGCCAGACCTCTGGAGATCAATGAGACCGAAAAGGCCCTGAGAGCTGCCATCAAGGAGGTTTTg GAAAACGTGGAGAAGACCAAAGACATGCTGAGTAACGTTGTCTCTGATGAGGCTAGTCTGGATGCCAAGATagaaaagaagaagcaggagctggagaggaaTCGGAAGAGACTCCAGACACTGCAAAGTGTTAG aCCAGCCTTCATGGATGAATATGAGAAGATCGAGGAAGATCTGCAAAAGCAATATGACATCTATGTGGAGAAGTTCAGGAACCTGTGCTTCCTGGAGTCCCAGCTGGATGAATACCACAGACTGGAGCAGGAGAGATTTGAG GAGGCTGAAAACACTCTGAGGATGATGCAGCACAaactgagggaggaggagagggatttGATGAGGAGCTCCT TGAAAGATGAGGACTCTGACATTGATGTTCCAGAGGACGAAGGTTCAGACAGCGACATGGAAGAATCTCGACCCTCTAAGCCCCGGCCCACACGGAACGGCATCATGGCAG GAAGAGGAGCTCGATTCATTGGGAACATGCAGGGTGGTGACAGTGATGAG AGTGAAGACAGCGAGATTGATgtggatgaggatgatgaagaagacgaagagggtgaagaggaggaggaggagagcaaggATTTAGAGGATGACAGTTTGGAGGGCCAAGTGTCCCGGGGTGCTCGCCCTTCCAGAGGGGGCATGAGACCCCCTTTGATGGAGGAGAGTGACAATGACTTCTGA
- the cluap1 gene encoding clusterin-associated protein 1 homolog isoform X2 — MSFRDLRNFTEMMRALGYPRLISMENFRTPNFTLVAEILIWLVKRYEPNTDIPIDVDTESDRVFFIKAVAQFMATKAHIKLNTKRLYQADGYAVKEMLKITSVLYSAMKTKQMALGDRVEEDNNKFKFDLGSRVSDLKAARQLASEVTSKGASLYDLLGKEVELREMRTAAIARPLEINETEKALRAAIKEVLENVEKTKDMLSNVVSDEASLDAKIEKKKQELERNRKRLQTLQSVRPAFMDEYEKIEEDLQKQYDIYVEKFRNLCFLESQLDEYHRLEQERFEEAENTLRMMQHKLREEERDLMRSSLKDEDSDIDVPEDEGSDSDMEESRPSKPRPTRNGIMAGRGARFIGNMQGGDSDESEDSEIDVDEDDEEDEEGEEEEEESKDLEDDSLEGQVSRGARPSRGGMRPPLMEESDNDF, encoded by the exons ATGTCCTTCAGAGACTTAAGAA ATTTCACTGAAATGATGAGGGCCTTGGGCTATCCTCGGTTGATATCTATGGAGAACTTCAGAACACCAAACTTCACTTTAGTGGCAGAAATCTTAATATGGCTTGTAAAGAG ATATGAGCCTAACACAGATATTCCCATTGACGTGgacacagagtcagacagagtATTCTTCATCAAGGCTGTGGCCCAGTTCATG GCAACAAAGGCTCACATCAAGTTGAACACGAAGCGTCTCTACCAGGCCGATGGCTATGCAGTGAAGGAGATGCTGAAGATCACTTCGGTGCTGTACAGCGCTATGAAGACCAAGCAGATGGCCCTGGGAGACAGAGTCGAGGAGGATAACAACAAGTTCAAATTTGACCTTGGTTCACGG GTTTCAGATCTTAAAGCAGCTCGACAGCTGGCGTCCGAGGTCACGTCTAAGGGAGCATCCCTATATGATTTACTGGGAAAAGAAGTGGAATTAAGG GAAATGAGAACTGCAGCCATTGCCAGACCTCTGGAGATCAATGAGACCGAAAAGGCCCTGAGAGCTGCCATCAAGGAGGTTTTg GAAAACGTGGAGAAGACCAAAGACATGCTGAGTAACGTTGTCTCTGATGAGGCTAGTCTGGATGCCAAGATagaaaagaagaagcaggagctggagaggaaTCGGAAGAGACTCCAGACACTGCAAAGTGTTAG aCCAGCCTTCATGGATGAATATGAGAAGATCGAGGAAGATCTGCAAAAGCAATATGACATCTATGTGGAGAAGTTCAGGAACCTGTGCTTCCTGGAGTCCCAGCTGGATGAATACCACAGACTGGAGCAGGAGAGATTTGAG GAGGCTGAAAACACTCTGAGGATGATGCAGCACAaactgagggaggaggagagggatttGATGAGGAGCTCCT TGAAAGATGAGGACTCTGACATTGATGTTCCAGAGGACGAAGGTTCAGACAGCGACATGGAAGAATCTCGACCCTCTAAGCCCCGGCCCACACGGAACGGCATCATGGCAG GAAGAGGAGCTCGATTCATTGGGAACATGCAGGGTGGTGACAGTGATGAG AGTGAAGACAGCGAGATTGATgtggatgaggatgatgaagaagacgaagagggtgaagaggaggaggaggagagcaaggATTTAGAGGATGACAGTTTGGAGGGCCAAGTGTCCCGGGGTGCTCGCCCTTCCAGAGGGGGCATGAGACCCCCTTTGATGGAGGAGAGTGACAATGACTTCTGA